The sequence below is a genomic window from Paenibacillus silvisoli.
TGGAAGAACGGGAAGACAAACATCATCGGTCCGGCCGCCAATACGGTCATGGCCATTCTTGCCGACAGGTTAGGGAACTTGGACGTATCGATCGAAAGACCGCTCATGAACTGCGAGCTGGTGGTCAAGAAATTGATCGTATTCATCATTCTCGTCAGCAAGAGCTGAATGGGAACGAGCTTCTCGCTGTTAATGTAGAGCAGCGCCGGAAACCAGGAGTTCCAATAGTTGAACGAGATGAACAGGCCTAACGTAGCGAGCGCGGGCTTGGATAGCGGCAAAATCATTTGGAAATAAATGCGCCACTCGCTGGCTCCATCCACCTTCGAGGACTCGATGAGCTCCTTCGGGATCTCGCCGATAAAGCCTTTCATAATCAAGATGTAGAAAGGAGAGAGCATCCCCGGAAGAATAAGCGCCCAGATCGTATCTTTAAGATGCAGGTACTGCGTCATCAAAATATAGGAAGGAACGAGCCCTCCGCTGAACAGCATGGTGAAGAAGATATAGAACGTCGTCGGCTTTACGTAACGGTAGTCTTTCCGGGACACGACATAAGCCGTCATGGATGTGAGCGCGAGACTGGCAAACGTACCGATAACCGTCGTCAGAATGGTGACCCAATAGGCTTGAATCAAGATCATCGGCGATCTAAAAATATAATGATAGGCGTCTACGCTGAACGTTGGAGGAATCAAGTGATAGCCCTTCGTAAGAATCGCTTCTTCGCTCGTTAACGAGATGGCGATAACGAGCAGGAAGGGGACGACCATCGACAACGCGACGAGAATAAACAAGAGATTGATCCCGATTTCGACGTACGACAATTTTTTTCTTGTCCTATTCATGGTCCACCTACCACAACGAATTATCTGGATTTATTTTTTTGACCCACAGGTTGGCGGCTAGCACGAGAATCAGCCCGACTACGGATTGGAACAATCCGACTGCGGTAGCCATGCCAACGTCCCCGATTTTGGTCAGCGCACGGTAAACGTAAGTATCGATGATGTCCGTAGTCGGATAGGTCATGCCGGCCAAGGCGCCGTTCGGAACGAAGTAATGCAGGCCGAAGTCGCCTGAAATGAGCCCGCCGATGGCTAGAATGAGCAAAATCATAATTAAGGGCATGATCATCGGAATCGTGACTTTGCGGGCAATTTGAAACCGGGTGGCGCCATCGATCTTGGCTGCCTCGTAATAATCCGGACTGATGGCAATGATGCCGGCATAATAGACGAGCGCGCTGAAGCCGATCCGTTTCCAAAGCGCGACGATGTTCAAGATGTAAGGCCAAGGCCCCGATTCCATGTACCAGTCATGGGATTCTAAGCCCACCGAAATGAGCAGCTTGTTCAATATGCCGTTATTGATATCGAGCAAAGTGAAAACGATATAGTACACAACGACCCAGGATAAAAAGTGAGGAAGGAACAACGCGGTCTGGTAGACCTTCACCGATTTGCGCGATATTTCGTTTAACAGAACCGCGAAGAGGAGCGCGAACACCGTTGTGAAGAAGATGTAGCCGATTTCATATAAGACGGTATTGCGCGTAATCCGAAAGGCGTATTCCGATACGAAAAAAAACTCGAAGTTCTTAAAGCCGATCCATTCGCTT
It includes:
- a CDS encoding ABC transporter permease; this translates as MGKGLWQRVASEWRHFRKNHELFTLGIPGVVYILIFSYLPMIGIIMAFKNFHYDKGIFGSEWIGFKNFEFFFVSEYAFRITRNTVLYEIGYIFFTTVFALLFAVLLNEISRKSVKVYQTALFLPHFLSWVVVYYIVFTLLDINNGILNKLLISVGLESHDWYMESGPWPYILNIVALWKRIGFSALVYYAGIIAISPDYYEAAKIDGATRFQIARKVTIPMIMPLIMILLILAIGGLISGDFGLHYFVPNGALAGMTYPTTDIIDTYVYRALTKIGDVGMATAVGLFQSVVGLILVLAANLWVKKINPDNSLW
- a CDS encoding carbohydrate ABC transporter permease; amino-acid sequence: MNRTRKKLSYVEIGINLLFILVALSMVVPFLLVIAISLTSEEAILTKGYHLIPPTFSVDAYHYIFRSPMILIQAYWVTILTTVIGTFASLALTSMTAYVVSRKDYRYVKPTTFYIFFTMLFSGGLVPSYILMTQYLHLKDTIWALILPGMLSPFYILIMKGFIGEIPKELIESSKVDGASEWRIYFQMILPLSKPALATLGLFISFNYWNSWFPALLYINSEKLVPIQLLLTRMMNTINFLTTSSQFMSGLSIDTSKFPNLSARMAMTVLAAGPMMFVFPFFQKYFVKGLTVGSLKG